The sequence CATGCCTAGTCGGTTAGGTTCGGCCAGTGCGCTGAATGTCATAATATTCATAATGCTATTGTTCCTCTGGCGAAGCGATTCTAACCCGGGATACGGCGGGGCCTATGCTTCCGGTACGGGTCATATCAGGCCACCTCATTTCAATTATTGTGTATCGGCTGCTTATACATATAATATACCCGATGAGGAATATTCGAATCAAGGAATGTTTAAATTTTTTAGGGCCATTCGTACAAAAAGCGCCTTCTGCATATTGAGACTGCTCATCGCATGAACTCAATTACACAAAAGGCGCCAATATGCGCTCTATCAACCGCTAATCCCCGGCACTGCCTGTCTACTCCCTCGGCTCGCCCGCCGCTTCCCAACGGGAGATTTCCTCCCGAACCCGCGGCGCGACCTCCGTTCCCAGCAGCTCAATGGCCCGCATAACGTCCTCGTGAGGCATCGTACCAAGCGGAGTATGCAGGAAAAAGCGAGTGATGCCTACGTTTTTTCGCAAATGGATGATCTTATTCGCCACCGTCTCCGGATCGCCTACATACAGCGCCCCTTCAGGGCTGCGCGCGGCATCGAAGCTGGAACGGTCATAATGCCCCCAGCCCCGCTCCCGTCCGATCACATTCATCGCCGCCTGAGTGGATGGGAAAAATCGGTCCGCCGCAGCCTCGGTATCTTCAGCAATAAATCCGTGCGAGTGCGAGGCGACGGGCAGACGCGAGACGTCATGACCGGCTTTGGCTGCCGCTCTCTTATATAGCTCTACAAGCGGCGCGAACTGAAGCGGGCGCCCCCCGATAATCGCCAGCACCAGCGGCAGTCCGAGCAGCCCGGCGCGGATCACGGATTCCTGATTTCCTCCGCTGCCAATCCACACTGGCAGAGGGTTCTGCACCGGACGCGGATATACACCCAAATTCGGAATGGCAGGGCGGTGTCCGCCTTCCCAGGTGACTTGTTCCGACTCCCGGATCTTGAGCAGCAGCTCCAGCTTCTCGTCGAACAACTCATCATAGTCATCCAGGTCATATCCAAACAAGGGAAATGACTCGATAAAAGAACCCCGGCCCGCCATGATCTCCGCGCGTCCATTCGAGATGCCGTCCAGTGTGGCAAAATCCTGAAACACCCGCACCGGGTCGTCGGACGACAGCACTGTAACGGCACTCGTCAGCCGGATTCGCTTCGTCTGCGCCGCCGCAGCAGCCAGCACAACCGCAGGCGAGGACGCCGCATAGTCTTTACGATGATGCTCGCCCACGCCATACACATCCAGCCCCACCTGATCGGCCAGCACAATTTCTTCTACGACCTCGCGCAGCCGCTGCGCGTGACTCATTACTTCTCCGGTATGCACATCCGGCGACGTCTCGACAAATGTGCTGATGCCTATCTCCATTTGCAGCGCTCCCCTCTTATACAAAGCTGAGTATCTTTATTTTGAACCTTTACGAAAGGGATAGCAAGCGCATGTTCAGCCAGGAGCTTCACGTAGGGCACAACAAACGAAAAAAGGGGCGCCCGGAATGAACTGCACCCCGTCAAGTAGACAGTACAAATAATAAAAGTGTATTAAGCGGCCTTGGTCCTGAATTCCATAGGACTGAGGCCGTTTAATTTTGCCTGTAACCGCTCGTTATTGTAAAAGTGAATGTAGTCATCAATGTCCTTTCGGAGTTCTTCAAAGGTTCGGTAGGTATGCAGATAGTACTTCTCGCATTTCAATGTCCCCCAGAAGGATTCCATCGGTCCGTTATCGATACAGCAGCCCACTCGGGACATACTTTGTTTCATTTCCGCTTTGTCTAGCATCTTCTTAAAGTCCAAAGAGGTATACTGAAACCCACGGTCGCTGTGGAGTAGTGGATGGCTCTCTGGCGTGGCCTGTAAGGCAGACTCCAACGTCTCAAAGACCAGCGGATTATTATTGGAATGGCCCAGCACGTAGGAAACAATCGACTTATCGTGCAGGTCTAATATGGCGCTTAAATACGCCTTTTTCCCGTTCCCGTATTTGAATTCTGTGACATCCGTGACCCATTTTTGGTTTGGAGCGTCTGCCTTGAAGTTACGGTTCAGCACATTCTCTGCGACCTGCTGAGGTGTGGAGTTTGCATACTTCTTTCTCTTTCTGCGGATGACGGACTGGATGCCTTGGAGTCTCATGAGACGGTACACTCGCTTTGCGTTAAGCGGTTTGTCCATCTGTCTTCGCAAATGCAGGGTTAATTGACGGTACCCAAAAGTCCGTTCTACCTTCTCGTACAAGTGGAGCATGGACTGTGTGAGTTTCTCATTTTCAGCCTCTCGGCCACTGGGTTTGCGATTCAGCCATTTGTAGTAACTGGACCGTGCTATCCCTGCGATGGCACATAAAAGCCGGATGGAGCAGGATTCCTCTTGCTGTACAGCCTGAATGGCCAGGTAGAGGTTCTCCTGACGAACGGAACTTAATGTCCCCTCCTTTCGAGTTCCTCTAACTTTTTTAGGAAAGCATTCTCCGCACGAAGCCGTTCATTTTCATATTCTAGCTTCTTCATGGCGAGTTTGTAGCGATCGGCATCTGTGAGCTCTTCCGGCGCCTTGGTGCGTCCTCTGCCGTCCCGCAGGGCTTCCTCTCCACCGACTTGGTACTTCTTTACCCAACCGTATACTTGCTGGTAAGACACCTGGAAATGGCTTGCCGCCTTCGTGTAATCTTGTCCGTTTGCAAGGCAGTACAGCACAATGTCGATCCTCTCCTGCCATGTTGTTGCACGTCCTTTGGTCATAGCCTTAGTTCCTCCTGAGTCAGCTGTAAAGCTGTTGCTATGACCATTATACTTCTTAATCCAGTTCGCGAGTTGGGTGCAGCTCGCAATCCGGTACTTCTCAATAATTTGATATTGCGACAATGCCCCTTCCAAATAATCTTTCACCGCTTGAAGTTTAAGCTCAGCGGAATACGTTCGGTTGTGGGTCCGGACTTCCAGACCCTCGTAACCGTACAACTCATACCTTCGCCGCCATTTCACGATAGAGTTCTTGGTGACTCCAAACTTCCGAGCAGCAGCCTTCACTCCAAGGAATCCCTGTTTAATTTCTTGGAGGATCGTCAATTTATCGAATGCCGTAAACTTCTTTTGTTCCATAAAAATACTCCCCATACAGTAACAGGTTTTATTATTTCACCTGTCTACTATATGGGGAGCATATCAGAATAAGCGCCCCTTTTCATGATTTTATTTTACTGTGATAGATAAATCCACGCCTTCGGTTTTCGTCTCTAGTCCAAATGCTTTCGAGACGAGATCCAGGCTCACATAGGTTTTGCCGTTAACGACCACCGCTGGGGATTCGACCTGCTGCTTCACACCTTGCGTATCGAGGAAGAAGCTGTTACCCGTTTTGAAAGTCGCTGTTTTCATATCATATTTGAACGTAATGGACTTTGTCTTCGGGTTGAAGGTTGCGCTGGACGCCTTCGTTCCGGAGAGCACGCCCGCTAGGCTGCGGATTGGAATTAAGGCTTTCCCTTTATAAGCCAGCATGTAAACATCCTGTTTAATGCCGTTCACATAGAGATTGAAGCCATTTACTTGGGTAATCGTGGCGAAATTAACTTGCTTGTCGATCGCCTTAATAACCTCAACCACAAATTCGCCCGTCCAGACACCGGCGTTTCTGCCGCTTGTAGGATTCCAATGCTCATCATGTCTGCCTGCATCGGACATCCCTCTGATGCCTACGAAAGGAACGTGAAAGCCGTTCGCTACTTGAGCCACGGAAGCCGTCTCCATATCCTCCGCCATCATGCCAAGAACCTCATTAGTCCACAGAATCCGGTCCACTTCATTATTGAATTGGTCGGCGCTGCCGATCGTCCCGGCATACACATGCCCATGCATGTACTTGTTCTGTACCGACATCGCGGCTTCGACCAGCTCCGGCGTGCTTTTGAACGTTTTGTATTTCATTAGGTTGTCGTCGTCATCCCGCACATCGGTCGTCATCATATTCCACGTTTCCGGCTTGCTGCCTTCTCCCGCCTTTCGGGTCGGGGAGATCGTGTTGATATAATTGATCAGCTCTTTACCGACGACAATGTCGTACAGATGCGTCTTCTCATCATGGCCTCCGGCTGTGCCCTGGTTAATGATCGCGCGCGGATGGAAAGTGTTAATAAGCAGCGTTGTCGATGTGGCCGCGTTGACCATCCCCATCTCCGTCCGGCTTACAACGACCGGGATTCCGTCAATTTTGCCTATGTAGTAGCTGTACATACCGACTTTTTGCGTTTTGTATTGGCCCATTGCTTTGAGCAGCGATTCGATTTCGACATCTAGCGCTCCCTGCACAGCGATTGGGGCCTTTTCAGTACTCTTCGCGGCGGCAGCCGACGGATGATAGGTGAAACTGCTGATTACTACCATACAAAATACGATTAACATTGCTGTGGCTCTTCTCACCTTTGCATTCCTCCAGTAATCCTTTGATATTAATATTTTAAATATTAATATAATCAATAGCGGCTAAGGATGTAAAGGAGGAATTTTCACTACCTATCCATTCTTCATTTGCTAGCTGCTGCACTATTGTACCGCTGCCAAATATAGTAATATCAGCGCCTTCGCCGCTATGCAGCTTGGAATCACTCGCGCCGCAAACTTAAGAACCTTCAATCCCACATGTAAACAAAGGATTGAAGGCTCTTCTTGTTATTTCCGTATCTGCCAGGATTCACCAGCCGCCCACACTATAGTCACTCCGTTTTCAACAATGAACCGAGTGGTTCCAGAACCGTTTCCACGGCTTTACTTGGATTGGGCAGGTAGATGTGTAACGAAACTAAAATGCTTAACGTTAAGCCCGTTAGGATAAGCACGGAATATACGACCACATCTTTTTTCTGTCTCTTTTTAATCAATAGGGGAAAGTCCACGCCGGCCAGCAGGATAAAGAGGAGTATAATCGCCATGATCTTCATCCTTATTTATGCTCCTCTTCCACCATGATCATCGATTTGCTCGTCAGACCTGTGCGGACCACCTTGGCATGAGGATGAATGTCCACTTCCACCCTGGAGAATTCATCATCCCATCTGTCTTTATACTCCCGGTTCCACGCTTTCGGGTAGGTCCGATATACGGCGGTGCCTAACCCGAATATGTCCGAATTGAACGTTTTTTGTGCCTTGCCTAGCGTTAATTCTATTCTTTTCTTAACGTCTTGCTCCAATAACTGTTCGACATATTGGATCACCTTCGGTTTACTAACATCCAATTGGGAGCTATTCTCATACAAATTGTTCTCCATATGGATTTCCACATTGATTTTGAGCTTGTTGTTCCTGAGAATCGGCTTGATTTTCGTTGTTGCCCTAATTGCCATCGCGCTGATCTTCCCTCCCCCTTTCTCCTTCGGAACGTCCACCGTCACAATACTAGTCTTCAATTCATTACGCAGCCACAGCACACCGCGTGTCTCCGCATCATCCAGCCAACCGACCAGTTTATCTTTGTGGAACACAGCTGAGCCGGAAATAGCAGCGTTCATCTCCTGTGCGGAAGAATTCCCTCCATCGCCAACCTCCGCGCGTTGCAGCATCACCTGGGCCGCGACGGGCTCGACCCCGTCTGTAAGCAGCATATGAATAAAGTCTTTTAAGTAGATCTGGAGCCCTATATGACGCTTCTCCTCTTCCCTGATCTCCTCGGCGGAAATCTTTTCCCATTTGGCATTGAGACTCAAAATATTCGCCGCTTCCCCTTCACTAATTAGAATAAAACTGCGCAGCCGCGATTCCCGGTAACGCACAAAAAAATCCAGAACGGGCGCAACCCCATCTCGGGCCTGCTTCTCCCCGATCACAATAATTCGGCTGTGGGAGAAAAACAATCTGCGGGGAAGTTTTTTCTGCAGCTTACGTATAGCGTCCATTATCGTCTCTCCCTCCTCCGATACGATAACGGTTGGTTTATTTCCACCGCCGCCAGCTCCGCTTCCCCCGCCGCCCCCGCTTTTTCCGGAGCCTCCGGCCGGCCCTAGCATCGTCGGAACGGCAATCTGCAGCGTTAACAGGTACTTCCCGTCGTCCCTCTTGTCAATAGCGGTCGCAGTCACAATCGACAGATCGTTTAATTCAACCCGGCTCCAACAGCCGGTTACCGGCATCATTGCGATGATTAACAGCAGAATCCCTATCTTTCTCATCATCACCCTCCTTCCATAAACAGGGCTAACCGCCACGCTTGGGGGGGCGTGGCCGCAGTGCTCCTTTCATGCGCCGGGTATTATTCTTGCTGACCTCAGTCGAACGGTTGATCATACCCCACCAAGGCACGCGCACAAGAACATCTTTCAGATCACTTGTATGCAGAGGAGCCATCGGTGATAAATAAGGAACCCCGAACGAACGCAAGCGCGCCATATGGATCAGAATGAACAGCACTCCGAGCAGCACACCATACAGCCCGAGCGTCCCGGCCAGAAACATCATGGGAAACCGAAGCAGCCGGATGGTAATGGCCTGGGAGTAGCTCGGAATGATAAAGGAAGCAATACCTGTGATGGATACGATAATGACCATTGGCGCGGACACGATCCCGGCGCTTACGGAAGCCTCGCCAATGACGAGCGCCCCGACAATGCTGACTGCTTGTCCAACCGGGCGCGGCAGGCGCACCCCTGCTTCCCGGAGTGCCTCGAACGAGATTTCCATCAGCAGCGCTTCGACAATCGCCGGAAACGGAACCGCCTCCCGGGAAGCGGCAGCGCTGAGCAGCAGGGACGTTGGCAGCATCTCCTGATGGAAAGTCAGCAGAGCGATGTAGAGAGAGGGCAATAGCAGTGCAATGATCAGAAATAGATAGCGGAGCATCCGGATTAACGTCGAGATTACATATCTTTGGTAATAATCTTCGCTGGCCTGCATCATTTCAAAGAAAGTAACCGGGACGATCAGCACAAAGGGGGTATTGTCAATGAGTATGGCGACCTTGCCTTCCAGCAGATTGCCCACGATCTTGTCGGGCCGCTCCGTGTAATTAACCTGTGGGAAGATAGAGAACGAGTTGTCCTCAATCAACTCCTCCACATAGCCGCTCTCCAAAATGGCATCGATATCGATCCGGTTCACTCGTTTCCTGACTTCCTCAACGATCGCATCGTCCGCGATCCCTTCCAGGTACGCAATCGCGACATCGGTCTTTGATAATTGCCCCAACTGCAATCCTTCTATCTTCAACTGCGGAGTTCTCAATCTCCGGCGAATAAGGCTTATGTTAGTAAGCAGATTTTCCGTAAAGCCTTCCCTTGGACCGCGAATGACAGCTTCTGTGGCCGGTTCTTCAACAGCCCGCTTCCCCCAGCCCTTCGCGCTGATGAACAGGGCCTTATTCACACCGTCAATGAGCAGCACCGTGTCTCCACTCAGAATATGGTCTAGGGCCTCCTGAATCCGTTCGCCAGAGTCGACTTGCGCTGCGGTAATGACCTGATTCTGAAGCAGAGTCTCAAGTCCGATCTGTGAAACCCTGGATTTCTGCAGCATAGTTTCACCATATTGGAGCAGAGGCCGAATGATATCCGAATCTACAATGACGGTGTTGACCATTCCATCCAGGAAAATAAGCGCCGCAGTTTGAGCATCGCCTAACTGGAATTCCCGGAATACGACATCGGTTGACCGGTCAAATATCGCTTTAAGCAATTGTATGTCCTGTGTTATTTTTCCGCTTATCATCTCGTTATTTGGCGGTGTTCCTTGCCCCATTTCTATTTCATCCTTTCTACGAAAGCCGCTAACCATATGCTCTCCAAAATCCTGATTTTACATCATCCATTTCGCTTATCCCTTCTGCTCCCTGCCATCCAGCCGCCTAACCTTGGCAATAATCAGCATCAGCAGAGGAAATAGAATGACGAAAGGAAAGGAGAAGAACGGCCAGATAGTGGATGCGAATACAGCATCCTCCATAATTGTTCCATAAGCAACGATGGAGAAAATAAAGAGCAGAATACCCACAGGAATGACGATGGAACGATAGTCGGAAAGCCTGCACCACTGAGCTAACCCAACCACAGTGCAGTAATAGCAGACGGCTATCTTCATAAAGCCTGACGTTATCCATAGCAGCACGCCAAGTATATCCATGTCCGTTAAGAAACCCAACTTTTCGATGTACTTGATAATTTCGTGAGTGGGAAAATTCAGTCTGGCAGCGATCGCTGGACCTAACACGAGAATAGAGGTCAGCACGGCTATCGTCAGGAGCATGCCGCCAAATATAATAGCTAGGATATAGGACTTCATCACCTTCTGAATATTGCTGATATTGGGCAGCAGCATCGCGAACAGAATGGTCTCGCCAAATGGAAGAAAAGCCACCGAGATGGAGCCTTTCACGACAGGAATGATTCCTTGGCCCATAAACGGAGTCAGATTGTCCCATTTGAACTCCGTTATCAGCAATATGATAGTGAACATGACGAGCAGTTCACGATAAGGCAAAATAAGCTGATTGACTCGCCCAAGCGTTTCTATCCCTCCCCGAACCGCATAAGCGATTACGCAGAGCAGCGGTCCGCTTACGACAATAGGCGGTGTACGCGGCAATGCGGTTATCGTCACATAATCGCGAAACAGCCCGATCACAAGCGACCCCAGATAAAACGGGTACAGCACGTACAGAAGACCGACTATTTTTCCAAACCATTTTCCTAATATGATTTCGCTGTACTGGATGATGCTCTGCTTCGGAAATAACAGCCCCAAACTGGTAAATAGAAGAACAACCATTATTCCAATCAAGGCGGCGAAAATGATGGTGAGCCAGCCGTCCTGTTTGGCAAAAGAAGCGGCACTAGCCGGAACGATTACAGCGACGCTTCCCACTAGGAACGTAAACATCAAAGCCCCAGCCTGCCCAGCACTAATCTTTCCACGGTCAACCATTATTGTCCCTCCAATATCCGAGCATACTTAGAATATTTTCCTAATAGCGGTTTAAATAACCGCTTCATAAAATGTTTATTTTTACCTCAACTGCAAATACTGGGTTTATTATTTTCCGCGGGGAGAGACATCACATGGCACAGGAGAAGATAAGCAGGTGGCAGCTCATTTCCATCATCATTTTGTTTGAAATCGGGACTACGGTGCTCTTTGGATTACGTATGCAGGCTAAACAGGATGAGTGGCTGGCTATCTTGACCGCGATGCTCGGCGGACTTGGGCTAATGTGGGTCTACACAAAGTTATGCGAATATTATCCAAACCGAACGCTTATCCAAATGATCCCCGAGATTGTTGGAAAATGGATCGGATATCCGCTATCGCTGATTTATATATTGAATTTTGCCTATGAGTCTTCACGGGTATTACGAGACTTTGGGGAACTCATCGTGCAGACGATCTTGACAGAGACGCCGATCCTCGTGGTTATGGCAGGATTTATGCTCAGTGTCGTCTACTGCATGCGCGGCGGGCTGGAAGCACTCGCACGTTTGGGGGAAATCTTGTTTCCGGTTGCCTTTCTTGCCCTTGTCCTGGGGTGGATTCTTATCTTCGCTTCCCAAATTCATCATTTTGA is a genomic window of Paenibacillus durus ATCC 35681 containing:
- a CDS encoding LLM class flavin-dependent oxidoreductase — encoded protein: MEIGISTFVETSPDVHTGEVMSHAQRLREVVEEIVLADQVGLDVYGVGEHHRKDYAASSPAVVLAAAAAQTKRIRLTSAVTVLSSDDPVRVFQDFATLDGISNGRAEIMAGRGSFIESFPLFGYDLDDYDELFDEKLELLLKIRESEQVTWEGGHRPAIPNLGVYPRPVQNPLPVWIGSGGNQESVIRAGLLGLPLVLAIIGGRPLQFAPLVELYKRAAAKAGHDVSRLPVASHSHGFIAEDTEAAADRFFPSTQAAMNVIGRERGWGHYDRSSFDAARSPEGALYVGDPETVANKIIHLRKNVGITRFFLHTPLGTMPHEDVMRAIELLGTEVAPRVREEISRWEAAGEPRE
- a CDS encoding IS3 family transposase (programmed frameshift): MEQKKFTAFDKLTILQEIKQGFLGVKAAARKFGVTKNSIVKWRRRYELYGYEGLEVRTHNRTYSAELKLQAVKDYLEGALSQYQIIEKYRIASCTQLANWIKKYNGHSNSFTADSGGTKAMTKGRATTWQERIDIVLYCLANGQDYTKAASHFQVSYQQVYGWVKKYQVGGEEALRDGRGRTKAPEELTDADRYKLAMKKLEYENERLRAEKCFPKKVRGTRKEGTLSSVRQENLYLAIQAVQQEESCSIRLLCAIAGIARSSYYKWLNRKPSGREAENEKLTQSMLHLYEKVERTFGYRQLTLHLRRQMDKPLNAKRVYRLMRLQGIQSVIRRKRKKYANSTPQQVAENVLNRNFKADAPNQKWVTDVTEFKYGNGKKAYLSAILDLHDKSIVSYVLGHSNNNPLVFETLESALQATPESHPLLHSDRGFQYTSLDFKKMLDKAEMKQSMSRVGCCIDNGPMESFWGTLKCEKYYLHTYRTFEELRKDIDDYIHFYNNERLQAKLNGLSPMEFRTKAA
- a CDS encoding stalk domain-containing protein — its product is MRRATAMLIVFCMVVISSFTYHPSAAAAKSTEKAPIAVQGALDVEIESLLKAMGQYKTQKVGMYSYYIGKIDGIPVVVSRTEMGMVNAATSTTLLINTFHPRAIINQGTAGGHDEKTHLYDIVVGKELINYINTISPTRKAGEGSKPETWNMMTTDVRDDDDNLMKYKTFKSTPELVEAAMSVQNKYMHGHVYAGTIGSADQFNNEVDRILWTNEVLGMMAEDMETASVAQVANGFHVPFVGIRGMSDAGRHDEHWNPTSGRNAGVWTGEFVVEVIKAIDKQVNFATITQVNGFNLYVNGIKQDVYMLAYKGKALIPIRSLAGVLSGTKASSATFNPKTKSITFKYDMKTATFKTGNSFFLDTQGVKQQVESPAVVVNGKTYVSLDLVSKAFGLETKTEGVDLSITVK
- a CDS encoding Ger(x)C family spore germination protein, whose product is MMRKIGILLLIIAMMPVTGCWSRVELNDLSIVTATAIDKRDDGKYLLTLQIAVPTMLGPAGGSGKSGGGGGSGAGGGGNKPTVIVSEEGETIMDAIRKLQKKLPRRLFFSHSRIIVIGEKQARDGVAPVLDFFVRYRESRLRSFILISEGEAANILSLNAKWEKISAEEIREEEKRHIGLQIYLKDFIHMLLTDGVEPVAAQVMLQRAEVGDGGNSSAQEMNAAISGSAVFHKDKLVGWLDDAETRGVLWLRNELKTSIVTVDVPKEKGGGKISAMAIRATTKIKPILRNNKLKINVEIHMENNLYENSSQLDVSKPKVIQYVEQLLEQDVKKRIELTLGKAQKTFNSDIFGLGTAVYRTYPKAWNREYKDRWDDEFSRVEVDIHPHAKVVRTGLTSKSMIMVEEEHK
- a CDS encoding spore germination protein, with the protein product MGQGTPPNNEMISGKITQDIQLLKAIFDRSTDVVFREFQLGDAQTAALIFLDGMVNTVIVDSDIIRPLLQYGETMLQKSRVSQIGLETLLQNQVITAAQVDSGERIQEALDHILSGDTVLLIDGVNKALFISAKGWGKRAVEEPATEAVIRGPREGFTENLLTNISLIRRRLRTPQLKIEGLQLGQLSKTDVAIAYLEGIADDAIVEEVRKRVNRIDIDAILESGYVEELIEDNSFSIFPQVNYTERPDKIVGNLLEGKVAILIDNTPFVLIVPVTFFEMMQASEDYYQRYVISTLIRMLRYLFLIIALLLPSLYIALLTFHQEMLPTSLLLSAAASREAVPFPAIVEALLMEISFEALREAGVRLPRPVGQAVSIVGALVIGEASVSAGIVSAPMVIIVSITGIASFIIPSYSQAITIRLLRFPMMFLAGTLGLYGVLLGVLFILIHMARLRSFGVPYLSPMAPLHTSDLKDVLVRVPWWGMINRSTEVSKNNTRRMKGALRPRPPKRGG
- a CDS encoding endospore germination permease; this translates as MVDRGKISAGQAGALMFTFLVGSVAVIVPASAASFAKQDGWLTIIFAALIGIMVVLLFTSLGLLFPKQSIIQYSEIILGKWFGKIVGLLYVLYPFYLGSLVIGLFRDYVTITALPRTPPIVVSGPLLCVIAYAVRGGIETLGRVNQLILPYRELLVMFTIILLITEFKWDNLTPFMGQGIIPVVKGSISVAFLPFGETILFAMLLPNISNIQKVMKSYILAIIFGGMLLTIAVLTSILVLGPAIAARLNFPTHEIIKYIEKLGFLTDMDILGVLLWITSGFMKIAVCYYCTVVGLAQWCRLSDYRSIVIPVGILLFIFSIVAYGTIMEDAVFASTIWPFFSFPFVILFPLLMLIIAKVRRLDGREQKG